In a single window of the Chondrocystis sp. NIES-4102 genome:
- a CDS encoding G-D-S-L family lipolytic protein yields the protein MYKSKTKERRIFGHRRRVRRRSSRIWAFISVGLFLLILELLTRIFIDLSGDNNKFAQTQTEPDIAQAYRLNFISQNSPAQQPVEDKQLLLAKPSVSVGYQLVSNQKAEYWQINEQGFRDRDPLPLVKPDNEIRIFLLGGSTAFGYGAASNEATISEYLEKRLQQRIEQQKTSPHLYQSNTPLPPVTPQLAPANVLTPTTPNPDKAQAKPVIKPAKLKSGKYRVINAAVPGYTSGNELARMALDVLKYKPDLIVMLDGYEDLMLDSEEEATQAPQANNYFSKPAKEAVAYLDKLRASVEDKSYLAKIAQSSWIERQKALKEADFLLNEQTSKLVKHLPNNQEELEKRVNRYVAHQKQILSLSAAARVPMVVAIQPEITGRNPSQLTDAEGAIATDLGRNYIQRMRDDYPVLITAISKLAKTFPYNLEVVDLYKLSDQYPSPSFIDPIHLNEAANQKVAEQLYYTITNLTKMQEIPPKPAIVNKPIS from the coding sequence ATGTATAAATCCAAAACCAAAGAGCGTAGAATTTTTGGACATCGTAGGCGTGTACGTCGCCGTTCTTCTAGAATATGGGCATTTATCTCTGTCGGCTTGTTTCTACTCATTTTAGAACTACTGACACGCATTTTTATAGATTTATCTGGAGATAATAATAAGTTTGCGCAAACTCAGACAGAACCTGATATTGCTCAAGCTTACCGCTTAAATTTTATATCTCAAAATTCCCCAGCACAGCAACCTGTAGAAGACAAACAATTATTGTTAGCTAAACCAAGTGTTTCTGTAGGGTATCAACTAGTAAGTAATCAAAAAGCAGAATATTGGCAAATTAATGAGCAAGGATTTCGCGATCGCGATCCTCTTCCATTGGTTAAACCCGATAATGAAATTAGAATCTTTCTTTTGGGTGGTTCAACTGCTTTTGGTTATGGGGCTGCGAGTAATGAGGCGACAATTAGCGAATACTTAGAAAAACGTTTACAACAGCGTATTGAACAACAAAAAACTTCCCCCCATCTATATCAGTCAAATACCCCTCTACCCCCAGTTACACCACAACTTGCACCAGCGAATGTTTTAACGCCAACCACACCCAACCCAGACAAAGCTCAAGCAAAACCTGTAATCAAACCAGCAAAGCTAAAATCAGGTAAATACCGAGTGATTAATGCTGCTGTACCTGGTTACACTTCGGGGAATGAATTAGCGCGTATGGCGTTAGATGTTCTCAAATATAAGCCAGATTTAATCGTTATGTTAGATGGGTATGAAGATTTGATGCTTGATAGTGAAGAAGAAGCGACTCAAGCACCCCAAGCTAATAATTATTTCAGTAAACCAGCCAAGGAAGCAGTTGCCTATCTCGATAAATTAAGGGCATCAGTAGAAGATAAAAGCTATCTGGCTAAAATTGCCCAATCAAGCTGGATTGAACGGCAAAAAGCCCTTAAAGAAGCGGATTTCTTACTCAATGAACAAACATCTAAACTGGTTAAACATTTACCTAATAACCAAGAAGAATTAGAAAAACGAGTAAATCGCTATGTAGCTCATCAAAAACAAATATTAAGCCTTAGCGCAGCAGCAAGAGTACCAATGGTGGTAGCTATACAGCCAGAAATTACAGGGCGTAATCCTAGTCAATTAACAGATGCTGAAGGAGCGATCGCCACCGATTTAGGTAGAAATTATATTCAGCGAATGCGAGATGATTACCCTGTTTTAATTACAGCCATCAGTAAACTTGCCAAAACTTTCCCATACAATTTAGAGGTAGTGGATTTATATAAATTGAGTGATCAGTATCCTTCCCCTAGTTTTATTGATCCTATTCACTTAAACGAAGCTGCCAATCAAAAAGTAGCAGAACAACTGTATTACACAATCACTAATCTGACTAAAATGCAGGAAATTCCGCCCAAACCCGCTATAGTTAACAAGCCGATATCTTAA
- a CDS encoding low molecular weight phosphotyrosine protein phosphatase has product MTYKLLFVCLGNICRSPSAENIMNHLIQEAGLENNITCDSAGTSGYHIGASPDRRMSVAASNRGIKLEGKSRKLTPLDLQRFDLILAMDRENYQDILYLDREGKYEDKIRLICDFATNKTDKEVPDPYYGGQDGFDYVIDLLFDACTGLLNYVVNSDAYQVKVKSNS; this is encoded by the coding sequence ATGACTTATAAATTATTATTTGTTTGCTTGGGTAATATTTGTCGTTCTCCCTCGGCGGAAAATATCATGAATCATCTTATACAAGAAGCTGGTTTAGAAAACAATATTACCTGTGATTCAGCAGGAACTTCAGGGTATCATATCGGTGCATCTCCAGATCGTCGTATGAGTGTTGCTGCTAGCAACAGAGGAATTAAATTAGAAGGAAAATCGCGCAAATTAACTCCTTTAGATCTACAAAGGTTTGACCTGATTTTAGCTATGGATCGTGAAAATTACCAGGATATTTTATATCTCGATCGCGAAGGTAAATATGAAGACAAAATACGTTTAATTTGCGATTTTGCTACCAATAAAACTGATAAAGAAGTCCCTGATCCTTATTATGGTGGGCAAGATGGTTTTGACTATGTAATTGACTTGTTATTTGATGCTTGTACTGGGCTACTAAATTATGTAGTTAATTCGGATGCTTACCAGGTTAAAGTTAAGTCTAATAGTTAA
- a CDS encoding ABC transporter domain protein, giving the protein MNRFNLKVLKRFWQLVKPYWVSNEKFGAIAILFLLLSLTLIYTFISISITRFQGDLISSLTKLDRERFITTIWSFLGVLAAYVPLSASASYLQDKLSNYWRRWLTYDFLDRYFGNRAFYELGNFNTEVDNPDQRIAEDIKSFTSESLNFLLVIFNAIFQMIGYTALIWNIPPKVVILELSNPIKIFNLEITRIAPSILIVFLLGYCVIGTLITIGIFGRKLVTINYEQLRKEANFRFGLVRIRENSESIAFYRGEQQESRNLRKFFTEVFDNYNSLIFWQDLLLTLFTSAYENIPIILPAIVVAPSVFSGDVEVGKVREAQIAFGQFFFSINIIVSRFQFWTAFVAGIDRLYLLKEYLEDTVKKHHQVLSEKPLITTVEEDAISLENVTLQTPNYQRTLVNNLSLNLPQGEGLLIMGASGCGKSSLLRAIAGLWSSGTGLIHRPELSQMLFLPQKPYMILGTLRSQLAYPNDDNQISDLDLYYALDVVNLPDLAERFGGFDLEKDWDEVLSLGEQQRLAFARIIINKPRYVILDEATSALDINNEAKLYQHLIKTRTTFVSVGHRPTLIKYHNWILNISENQQWKLDSTANFQPKN; this is encoded by the coding sequence ATGAATCGATTTAATTTAAAAGTTCTAAAAAGGTTTTGGCAATTAGTTAAACCTTATTGGGTTAGTAATGAAAAGTTTGGCGCGATCGCTATTTTATTTTTATTACTTTCCCTGACCTTAATTTATACTTTTATTTCTATATCGATTACTCGTTTTCAAGGTGATTTAATTTCCTCATTAACTAAATTAGATCGCGAGAGATTTATAACAACAATTTGGAGCTTTTTAGGTGTCTTGGCTGCCTATGTACCGTTGTCTGCTAGTGCTAGTTATCTACAAGATAAATTAAGTAATTATTGGCGACGATGGTTGACTTACGATTTTTTAGATCGCTATTTTGGAAATCGTGCTTTTTACGAATTAGGTAATTTTAATACTGAAGTTGATAACCCAGATCAGCGTATTGCTGAAGATATAAAATCATTTACGTCTGAATCTCTTAATTTCTTATTAGTTATTTTTAATGCCATATTTCAAATGATTGGGTATACAGCTTTAATTTGGAATATTCCCCCCAAGGTAGTCATTTTAGAGTTATCAAACCCAATTAAAATATTTAACTTAGAAATAACTAGAATTGCTCCTTCGATTTTAATTGTTTTTCTACTGGGTTATTGCGTCATTGGTACTTTAATTACTATAGGTATTTTTGGGCGTAAATTAGTTACTATTAATTACGAACAGTTAAGAAAAGAAGCAAATTTTCGTTTTGGTCTAGTTCGTATACGCGAAAATTCCGAATCAATCGCTTTTTATCGTGGTGAACAGCAAGAATCTCGCAATCTTAGGAAATTCTTTACAGAAGTATTTGATAACTACAATTCTTTAATTTTTTGGCAAGACTTATTGTTAACATTATTCACCAGTGCTTATGAAAATATCCCTATTATTTTACCTGCTATAGTGGTCGCCCCAAGTGTCTTCTCAGGAGATGTAGAAGTAGGAAAAGTACGTGAAGCACAGATTGCTTTTGGACAGTTTTTCTTTTCCATTAATATTATAGTTTCAAGATTTCAATTTTGGACTGCTTTTGTGGCAGGAATTGATCGACTTTATCTGTTAAAAGAATATCTCGAAGATACTGTTAAAAAACACCATCAAGTTTTGTCAGAAAAACCACTAATTACAACAGTAGAAGAAGATGCAATATCCTTAGAAAATGTCACTTTGCAAACTCCCAATTATCAAAGAACTTTAGTTAATAATTTAAGTCTTAATTTACCACAGGGAGAAGGGTTATTAATTATGGGTGCGAGTGGTTGTGGTAAAAGTTCTCTATTAAGAGCGATCGCAGGTTTATGGAGTTCTGGAACAGGTTTAATTCATCGTCCTGAACTATCACAAATGTTATTTTTACCTCAAAAACCTTATATGATTTTGGGAACTTTGCGTAGTCAATTAGCCTATCCTAATGATGATAATCAGATTTCGGATCTTGATTTATATTACGCTCTAGATGTTGTAAATTTACCCGATCTGGCTGAACGTTTCGGAGGTTTTGATCTAGAAAAAGATTGGGATGAAGTATTATCTTTAGGTGAACAACAAAGACTAGCATTTGCCAGAATTATTATTAATAAACCCCGTTATGTAATTCTCGATGAAGCTACAAGTGCTTTAGATATTAATAATGAAGCAAAATTATATCAACATCTTATTAAAACTCGTACAACTTTTGTCAGTGTAGGTCATCGCCCAACATTAATTAAATACCATAATTGGATTTTAAACATAAGTGAAAATCAGCAATGGAAGTTAGATTCTACAGCTAATTTTCAACCTAAAAACTAG
- a CDS encoding glutathione synthetase — protein MKLAFIIDPIAKLDPGHDSSVAMMEAAQLLGHQVWITQANKLSIIGEKAWGYLQEVTLKPVKLVDGHWHSESDWYQLGENVLTCLEEMDAVFMRTDPPVNVPYLYTTYILDLIDPNKTLVVNSPKGLRNANEKVYALQFASVIPETIVSQDKSVIAKFVEEKKSAVLKPLGGKGGEGILFLEAGDRNFNSLIEVSTQQGQEPVMVQEYLPAAKAGDKRIILLDGKPIGAVNRIPSGDEFRGNMAVGGKAAKVEITPREKEICAVVAPQLEIDQLYFVGIDVIGGYLTEVNVTSPTGIREIDRLNDVSLGKEVIKWLETKTMNQ, from the coding sequence GTGAAGCTCGCATTTATTATTGATCCTATAGCCAAACTTGATCCAGGACATGATAGCAGTGTTGCCATGATGGAAGCAGCGCAATTATTAGGTCATCAAGTTTGGATTACTCAAGCCAATAAACTTAGTATTATTGGGGAGAAAGCCTGGGGATATTTACAAGAGGTTACTCTAAAACCTGTAAAGTTGGTTGATGGACACTGGCACTCAGAATCAGACTGGTATCAGCTTGGGGAGAATGTTCTAACTTGTTTAGAGGAAATGGATGCTGTATTTATGCGTACTGATCCTCCAGTTAATGTGCCTTATTTATATACAACTTATATCTTAGATTTAATTGATCCTAACAAAACACTGGTAGTTAATTCTCCCAAGGGGTTAAGAAATGCTAACGAGAAGGTCTATGCACTTCAATTCGCTTCAGTAATTCCTGAAACCATCGTTAGTCAGGATAAATCGGTAATTGCTAAATTTGTGGAGGAGAAAAAGTCTGCCGTCTTAAAGCCTTTAGGAGGTAAAGGAGGAGAAGGAATTCTATTTTTAGAAGCAGGCGATCGCAATTTTAATTCTTTAATTGAGGTTAGCACTCAACAGGGGCAAGAACCTGTAATGGTTCAAGAATATTTACCTGCTGCTAAAGCAGGGGATAAAAGGATTATTTTGTTGGATGGCAAACCAATTGGGGCGGTTAATCGTATTCCTAGTGGTGATGAGTTTCGAGGGAATATGGCAGTGGGAGGAAAAGCAGCTAAAGTAGAGATCACTCCAAGGGAAAAAGAAATTTGTGCTGTTGTAGCCCCTCAACTTGAAATTGATCAGCTTTATTTTGTTGGTATTGATGTTATTGGTGGTTATTTAACAGAAGTTAATGTTACTAGTCCAACGGGAATTAGGGAAATAGATCGCTTAAATGATGTTAGTTTGGGTAAAGAAGTTATCAAGTGGTTGGAAACTAAAACTATGAATCAATAA
- a CDS encoding glutaredoxin 3, producing the protein MAAKVEIYTWSRCPFCIRAKGLLDQKGIEYTEYCIDGDEDARGKMKIRANGRSSVPQVFINDRHIGGCDDLHALESAGKLDPLL; encoded by the coding sequence ATGGCAGCTAAAGTAGAGATATATACCTGGAGTCGTTGCCCGTTTTGTATCCGTGCAAAAGGATTATTAGATCAAAAGGGTATTGAATATACAGAGTACTGTATTGATGGGGATGAAGACGCTAGGGGCAAAATGAAAATAAGAGCTAATGGTAGATCAAGTGTTCCACAAGTATTTATTAACGATCGCCATATTGGAGGCTGTGATGATCTTCATGCTTTAGAGAGTGCTGGAAAATTAGATCCTCTCTTGTAG